In Pedobacter sp. SL55, the following proteins share a genomic window:
- a CDS encoding L,D-transpeptidase family protein has product MKTSFTSVPASRLTKFILIGWVTLILACISIAVYAQGAADSAIGQGKKHVFATDTALLNFPKTVERYYQAKAFRLSWVEKGHWNAKTAIAMMLLDCVRQFGLDPQDYHPNELLYSRLALLEQYPDSLSEVGRRAFDEFLTDAVITMINHLHYGKFNPFYSASEIDNGNLPHFNADFKLFMIIDAKDFYTELVKVQPAILEYVNLQKNMQLVLGQYILDSYEYPQANVRKMAINMERLRWLSSAKGNRIQVNIPSYQLKLTTGDTVNNFKVIVGNPENPTQTFESTLTRFTAAPDWKVPAEIFVAEILPNALKDISYLKKNRYSIYDNQLKHIKINRRRLKKISQNPAVYMARQSPIDENTLGSIRFRIDDQPSGTLYDHSGKNIFNTKERASSKGCLQIENPERLAKLLLVADGSEGKIKVLERALKDYQYKNFYLKNPVPIAVTYLTCEMIDSRLIIYKDIYQKDAELESKLFGEQAIRLADRRTNQRSIKKNNVKIFRR; this is encoded by the coding sequence ATGAAAACTTCATTCACCTCAGTTCCTGCATCCAGGCTTACCAAGTTTATCCTTATCGGTTGGGTCACTTTAATTTTGGCATGCATCAGCATAGCTGTATATGCCCAAGGGGCAGCAGATTCTGCTATTGGACAAGGAAAAAAGCATGTGTTTGCTACAGACACCGCACTGCTCAATTTTCCTAAAACAGTAGAACGATATTATCAGGCTAAGGCTTTCAGGCTTTCGTGGGTAGAGAAGGGGCATTGGAATGCAAAGACAGCAATTGCCATGATGTTGCTGGACTGTGTTAGGCAGTTTGGATTGGATCCACAGGACTATCATCCAAATGAACTTTTATACAGCAGGTTGGCACTGCTTGAGCAGTATCCTGATTCCCTAAGCGAGGTAGGGCGCAGGGCTTTTGATGAGTTTTTAACAGATGCGGTAATCACGATGATAAACCATCTACATTATGGTAAATTCAATCCATTCTATTCAGCGAGTGAAATTGATAATGGAAACCTTCCACATTTTAATGCAGATTTCAAGCTGTTCATGATTATAGATGCCAAAGATTTCTACACTGAGCTGGTCAAAGTACAACCCGCCATTCTTGAATATGTTAATCTTCAAAAGAATATGCAGCTCGTTTTGGGCCAATATATTTTAGATAGTTATGAATATCCTCAGGCAAATGTGCGCAAGATGGCTATTAACATGGAGCGCCTAAGGTGGCTTTCCTCTGCAAAAGGAAATCGCATACAGGTTAATATTCCCTCATATCAATTAAAGCTGACCACCGGTGATACGGTAAATAATTTCAAGGTTATTGTTGGAAATCCAGAAAATCCCACGCAAACTTTTGAAAGTACATTAACCAGGTTTACAGCAGCACCAGATTGGAAGGTGCCTGCTGAGATTTTTGTTGCCGAGATTTTGCCTAATGCATTAAAGGATATTAGTTATCTTAAGAAAAACCGCTATTCCATTTACGATAACCAGCTTAAGCATATTAAGATCAATCGCAGAAGATTGAAGAAGATCAGCCAGAATCCTGCTGTTTATATGGCCAGACAATCGCCCATTGATGAAAATACGCTGGGAAGTATCCGTTTCAGGATTGATGACCAGCCAAGCGGCACCCTTTATGACCATAGCGGAAAAAATATATTCAATACTAAAGAAAGGGCATCCAGCAAAGGTTGCCTGCAAATTGAAAATCCCGAACGATTGGCTAAACTGTTATTAGTTGCTGATGGATCTGAGGGAAAGATCAAAGTTTTGGAACGTGCGCTGAAGGATTATCAATATAAAAATTTCTATCTTAAAAATCCTGTTCCTATTGCCGTTACCTACCTTACCTGTGAAATGATTGATAGCAGATTGATTATCTACAAGGATATTTATCAAAAGGATGCCGAACTTGAAAGCAAACTTTTCGGCGAACAGGCTATCAGGTTGGCCGATCGTAGAACCAATCAAAGATCAATCAAGAAAAACAATGTTAAGATATTTCGGCGATAG
- a CDS encoding YoaK family protein: MLRYFGDRRTASHNLRLAILLCLTAGFVNAAGFLGFSALTTNVTGHAALLAEHIALRDWRDAGVITILMLLFLAGAFCSSLIIGKMGNNQRFSYVIPILMEIIVLLVCSMKGFDGHFLYPDKVFAGSLLFAMGLQNALVSVISG; encoded by the coding sequence ATGTTAAGATATTTCGGCGATAGGCGTACAGCTTCACACAACCTGAGGCTAGCTATCCTGTTATGTTTAACTGCGGGATTTGTAAATGCGGCAGGTTTTTTGGGGTTTTCTGCACTCACTACAAACGTTACCGGCCACGCCGCACTCTTGGCGGAGCATATTGCCCTTCGTGATTGGAGAGATGCTGGGGTAATTACCATTTTGATGTTGCTCTTTCTTGCTGGTGCATTCTGTTCAAGCCTGATCATTGGCAAAATGGGCAACAACCAGCGGTTTTCATATGTGATTCCCATACTAATGGAAATCATTGTTTTGCTGGTGTGCTCAATGAAAGGTTTTGACGGCCATTTCCTATATCCAGATAAAGTTTTTGCAGGAAGTTTACTTTTTGCGATGGGCCTTCAGAACGCACTCGTCTCGGTCATTTCTGGGTAG
- a CDS encoding IS3 family transposase (programmed frameshift), producing the protein MKTTQFTEAQIVSILRQHEKGVKVTDIARANGISEKTFYRWRSKYGGMEINDLKRLKELEAENSKLKRMYTDLALLNDALKDLIEKKPLAPCDKKEAVTFLLVEHQISKRKACDSIKISRSSFSYLARIKQDDKYIELLNGLTEKHVSIGFWQCYHRIRKSGEMINHKKLYRIYTALKLNIRRRAKKRLPARVKQALFQPGKINEVWSIDFMSDSLWDGRKIRLLNVIDDFNREVLTIETDTSLPTLRVIRSLEEIAQQRGYPKMIRVDNGPEFISAKLDIWSKENKIQLVFIQPGEPTQNAYIERLNGTFRRDILNAYVFKSIQEVRTISEEWMNDYNYSRPHRALKNKTPIEYKLCQ; encoded by the exons ATGAAAACAACACAATTTACAGAGGCACAGATTGTTTCAATATTGAGACAGCATGAAAAAGGCGTTAAGGTAACAGATATTGCCAGAGCAAACGGCATATCAGAGAAGACCTTCTATCGATGGCGAAGCAAATATGGCGGGATGGAAATTAACGATCTCAAACGCCTAAAGGAACTTGAGGCAGAAAACTCCAAGCTGAAACGGATGTATACCGATCTGGCACTTTTGAACGATGCGCTAAAGGATCTGATTGAAAAAAAGC CTTTAGCGCCTTGCGATAAAAAAGAAGCTGTTACTTTTCTGCTTGTCGAACATCAGATCAGTAAGCGCAAGGCTTGTGATAGCATTAAAATCTCAAGAAGCAGCTTCAGTTACTTGGCCCGCATAAAGCAGGATGACAAGTACATTGAACTATTAAATGGTTTGACAGAAAAGCACGTAAGCATAGGTTTTTGGCAATGCTACCATCGGATAAGAAAGTCAGGGGAAATGATCAACCATAAAAAACTCTACAGGATTTACACCGCACTAAAACTGAACATAAGAAGAAGGGCTAAAAAAAGATTGCCAGCAAGGGTAAAACAGGCTTTGTTCCAGCCCGGCAAAATCAACGAGGTCTGGAGCATAGATTTTATGAGTGACAGCTTATGGGATGGCAGAAAAATAAGGTTATTGAACGTGATTGATGATTTTAACAGGGAAGTTTTAACGATAGAAACAGACACATCGCTGCCAACATTACGGGTGATAAGGAGTTTGGAAGAAATCGCCCAGCAAAGGGGTTATCCCAAAATGATAAGGGTTGACAACGGGCCAGAATTTATTAGTGCAAAACTGGATATTTGGAGCAAGGAAAATAAGATCCAACTTGTGTTCATTCAGCCTGGTGAGCCCACGCAAAATGCTTATATCGAAAGGTTAAACGGAACTTTCAGAAGGGATATATTAAATGCCTACGTATTTAAATCAATTCAGGAAGTAAGAACAATAAGTGAAGAATGGATGAATGACTATAACTATAGTAGGCCACATAGAGCACTCAAAAATAAAACACCAATAGAATACAAATTATGCCAATAA
- a CDS encoding DUF1275 family protein: MQTHLTGTFTDLGIDLAQIKTDVQDQQQLFLRIRLRLAIIFFFMLGALLGAYLFGTLNFISFLVPVLLPCSPRFTTFLDLMFKGII, translated from the coding sequence ATACAAACCCATTTAACCGGCACCTTTACAGATCTTGGGATCGACCTGGCCCAAATAAAGACTGATGTGCAAGATCAGCAACAGCTTTTTTTGCGGATAAGATTGAGACTTGCTATTATTTTCTTTTTTATGTTGGGCGCACTACTAGGTGCCTATCTTTTTGGAACCTTGAATTTTATTTCTTTTTTAGTGCCTGTCTTATTGCCTTGTTCGCCTCGTTTTACGACATTTTTAGACTTAATGTTCAAAGGTATTATTTAA
- a CDS encoding SDR family NAD(P)-dependent oxidoreductase, with product MKDKTVIITGAASGIGKAAVLLFASAGANVVVSDIHTLEGEKIGRRNLHSRGQGIIL from the coding sequence ATGAAAGATAAAACAGTCATCATTACCGGCGCTGCATCAGGAATTGGAAAAGCTGCGGTATTATTATTTGCATCGGCAGGAGCCAATGTGGTAGTGTCGGATATACATACCTTGGAAGGTGAAAAAATTGGCCGAAGAAATTTGCATAGCAGGGGGCAGGGCATCATTCTTTAA
- a CDS encoding SDR family NAD(P)-dependent oxidoreductase, giving the protein MKKLAEEICIAGGRASFFKTDVSIASEMEALVAFAVKNYGKIDIAVNNAGIGGEQNHIADMSIEGWEKVISVNLNSLFYGMKYQISAMLKTGGGSIVNISSILGAVGFAGSAGYSAAKHGIIGLTQTAALEYAAQNIRVNAVGPGFIDTPLLNALDQKMKSQLVTLHPIGRLGKSEEVAELIFWLASGKSSFVSGSYYPIDGGYLAQ; this is encoded by the coding sequence GTGAAAAAATTGGCCGAAGAAATTTGCATAGCAGGGGGCAGGGCATCATTCTTTAAAACAGATGTGTCTATAGCCTCTGAAATGGAAGCTTTGGTTGCTTTTGCGGTTAAGAACTATGGAAAAATTGACATCGCCGTAAACAACGCAGGTATTGGTGGGGAACAGAACCACATTGCTGATATGAGTATCGAAGGCTGGGAGAAGGTCATTTCGGTAAACCTCAACAGTCTTTTTTACGGTATGAAGTACCAGATTTCGGCGATGCTTAAAACCGGAGGCGGTAGTATCGTCAATATTTCTTCCATTTTGGGAGCGGTAGGTTTTGCGGGTTCTGCAGGATATAGTGCGGCAAAGCACGGTATCATTGGTCTTACCCAAACAGCAGCGCTAGAATATGCTGCCCAAAATATTAGGGTCAATGCAGTTGGCCCAGGTTTTATTGATACGCCTCTGCTCAATGCACTTGACCAGAAAATGAAGAGCCAGTTGGTTACACTGCATCCCATCGGTCGTTTAGGGAAGAGTGAAGAAGTGGCAGAGCTTATTTTTTGGCTGGCCAGTGGTAAGTCTTCATTTGTAAGCGGCAGCTACTATCCGATTGATGGTGGCTATTTAGCACAATAA
- a CDS encoding J domain-containing protein, whose translation MDHIDFYKLLEIDRSASTGDIKKAYRKLARKYHPDLNPNNKEAEKKFKEINEANAVLSDPEKRKKYDEHGNNWQHAEEFEKARQQQSQNQQKRKTSQSFAGEDFSDFFGSMFGGSQGQARQSVFRGQDLKAELHLELADVYKSQKQTLTVNGKNIRLSFPAGIENRQVIKVTGHGSPGVNGGPNGDLFITFSINNHTKFKRDGKNLYANVDLDLYTALLGGEVTVNTFDGKVKLKVPRETQSGTKVKLKGKGFPVYKKENEFGDLFITYQVKLPTNLTGKEIELFTTLKRMKNEK comes from the coding sequence ATGGACCATATCGATTTTTATAAATTATTGGAGATAGACAGATCGGCGAGTACAGGGGATATCAAAAAAGCCTACCGTAAGCTCGCCAGGAAATACCATCCAGACCTTAACCCAAACAATAAAGAAGCGGAGAAAAAATTCAAGGAAATCAATGAGGCCAATGCCGTGTTGAGTGACCCTGAAAAAAGAAAGAAATATGATGAGCATGGAAATAATTGGCAACATGCCGAAGAGTTTGAGAAAGCCAGACAACAGCAAAGCCAAAATCAACAAAAAAGAAAAACTTCGCAGTCTTTTGCAGGCGAAGATTTTTCAGATTTTTTTGGTTCGATGTTCGGCGGCTCGCAGGGACAGGCCCGCCAATCCGTTTTTAGGGGACAGGACCTAAAAGCCGAACTACACCTTGAGTTGGCAGATGTTTATAAAAGCCAGAAACAGACCCTTACGGTAAACGGAAAAAATATTCGCTTAAGTTTTCCGGCAGGGATTGAAAATCGACAGGTCATCAAAGTTACTGGGCACGGTTCGCCAGGTGTCAACGGTGGCCCCAATGGCGATCTATTTATTACCTTTTCCATTAACAACCATACCAAATTCAAAAGGGATGGTAAAAATCTATATGCAAATGTTGATCTAGACCTGTATACGGCATTGTTGGGTGGAGAAGTGACGGTCAATACGTTTGACGGAAAGGTTAAGCTTAAAGTGCCTCGAGAAACCCAGTCAGGCACAAAAGTAAAGCTGAAGGGAAAGGGATTTCCAGTCTATAAAAAGGAAAATGAATTCGGTGATCTTTTTATCACCTATCAGGTCAAATTGCCGACCAATCTTACCGGAAAAGAAATCGAACTGTTTACAACGTTAAAGAGAATGAAAAATGAGAAATGA
- a CDS encoding chaperone modulator CbpM, translated as MRNDNLVLMAQFCLHHRLAPSFMVSLHEFGLIRIVELNEEHFLHIDELNKAEKIVRLHHELGINFEGIDVINTLLQQIETLQYELAASKNRLETFAPNLSSDDNNQLNC; from the coding sequence ATGAGAAATGATAACCTGGTACTCATGGCACAGTTCTGTCTGCACCACCGCTTAGCGCCATCATTTATGGTGTCCTTGCACGAATTTGGATTGATAAGAATTGTAGAACTGAATGAAGAACATTTTCTCCATATTGATGAGTTGAACAAAGCTGAAAAAATAGTTAGGTTGCACCATGAACTCGGCATTAACTTCGAGGGTATTGATGTGATCAATACTTTATTGCAGCAGATTGAAACCTTACAATATGAGCTAGCGGCCAGTAAAAATCGCTTAGAGACCTTTGCGCCAAACCTATCCTCCGATGATAACAATCAACTAAACTGCTGA
- a CDS encoding L,D-transpeptidase family protein has translation MDIGYIKLLFVLLLNLFLPLIGIGQTGKYVGKLPAIKENSKPAQLRFDSLQLQSFLEDHPKLKRYKTELWSFYRKRQFAYVWFDKIGLVEQAGDLTNRLRNLEDDGVFTKLLYAKELDSLVYQGKGKSGLIKPDIKIELLLTGEYFVFAGLAWEGMNPFVSTSNNWMLPRKKISYDLYLDSLLNSPHQGILAKEPVYRQYELLKTYLRKYRLLDDLSDWSVIKANSKVISLKDTAMISQVKKRLFQLEDYDGSLSDTLFDDRLRLALISFQERHGLKLTGLINRETLAALNIPLKTRVKQILVNMERSRWLPVASKGNYLVVNIPEFKLHVYHDENLLWYCEAVVGQAVHPTTLFYGEIDQVVFSPYWNVPESIVATELVQGMRKSANFLADHQMEIIGQRNGLPIVRQRPGAANSLGRVKFMFPNSYSIYLHDTPSKSLFKETDRAFSHGCIRIAEPAKLAAFLLNDDEKWNAETIRSAMYARKERPVLTVNNTPVFIAYFTAFIDRNGKLNFRRDIYGLDERLAAMIISGAGIY, from the coding sequence ATGGATATTGGCTATATCAAACTATTATTTGTTTTACTGCTTAATCTTTTTCTTCCGCTTATAGGAATTGGGCAAACAGGAAAGTATGTTGGGAAGCTGCCTGCTATAAAGGAAAATTCAAAACCAGCCCAGTTGAGATTTGATAGCCTACAGCTACAGTCCTTCTTAGAAGATCATCCGAAACTAAAAAGATATAAAACAGAACTATGGAGCTTTTACAGAAAAAGACAATTTGCTTATGTCTGGTTTGATAAAATCGGTCTGGTCGAACAGGCAGGAGATTTGACCAATAGGCTACGTAACCTAGAAGATGACGGCGTTTTCACAAAGCTATTGTATGCTAAGGAACTTGACTCTCTTGTTTATCAGGGAAAAGGAAAATCGGGTCTAATAAAACCTGACATCAAGATTGAACTGTTGCTTACGGGCGAATATTTTGTGTTCGCAGGTCTTGCTTGGGAGGGGATGAACCCTTTTGTGAGCACTTCCAATAACTGGATGTTGCCAAGGAAAAAAATTAGCTATGATCTGTATCTGGACAGTCTTTTGAATTCACCACATCAGGGAATTCTTGCAAAAGAACCTGTATATCGACAATATGAGCTTTTGAAAACCTATTTGAGAAAGTATAGGTTGCTTGATGATTTGTCCGATTGGTCAGTAATCAAGGCAAACTCAAAAGTAATAAGCCTTAAAGACACGGCAATGATTAGCCAGGTCAAAAAACGCCTATTCCAGCTTGAAGATTATGATGGCAGTTTATCAGATACTTTATTTGATGATAGACTGCGTTTGGCACTGATCAGCTTTCAGGAAAGGCATGGACTGAAGTTAACTGGCTTAATCAATAGAGAAACCTTAGCTGCATTAAATATTCCATTGAAGACTAGGGTCAAGCAAATTCTGGTTAATATGGAGCGCAGTAGGTGGCTTCCTGTTGCCTCAAAGGGTAATTACTTGGTCGTAAATATTCCAGAATTCAAATTGCACGTTTACCATGACGAAAATTTATTGTGGTACTGTGAGGCAGTTGTCGGTCAGGCTGTCCATCCCACCACATTATTCTACGGAGAGATCGATCAGGTAGTTTTCAGTCCCTATTGGAACGTGCCCGAATCGATTGTAGCTACAGAGCTTGTCCAAGGGATGCGGAAGTCAGCAAACTTCCTTGCCGATCACCAAATGGAGATCATCGGGCAAAGAAACGGGCTGCCCATTGTAAGGCAAAGACCTGGTGCGGCTAATTCACTTGGGCGGGTAAAATTCATGTTTCCGAACAGTTATAGCATCTACCTGCACGATACGCCAAGTAAATCTTTATTCAAAGAAACAGATAGGGCATTTAGCCATGGCTGCATCCGTATAGCGGAACCCGCAAAACTAGCCGCTTTTTTGCTAAATGATGATGAGAAATGGAATGCAGAAACGATAAGGTCGGCCATGTATGCTAGGAAAGAGAGACCTGTTTTAACCGTAAACAATACTCCGGTATTTATTGCCTATTTCACAGCTTTTATAGACAGGAATGGCAAGTTGAATTTTAGAAGGGACATCTATGGTCTCGATGAACGCCTGGCTGCTATGATCATTTCCGGAGCAGGGATTTACTAA
- a CDS encoding universal stress protein yields the protein MKNILVLIDNSINSHHLALSAMNVALKIEANITLAHAAKKNSTEEAQQEFGVENLNEREGLDAIAYEVDIAVKKTGSLIKIYCLMYNGSVIDLLAEKTNDGEVYLVIIGSHQSGEWEKVMFKTQMQDILENIGCPLLVIPKQFIVKDIHQTIFAVDLSIGYKKALRYVVAFSAPFGADVLVNHISKLGFPEKPSEEDLYNEVNLNLDPNLPSVAFHSIRSTNVKTALLETIEMGKVDLLCLVHKNYNFLSGLFHRSVSKQLADNASVPIMVLQESL from the coding sequence ATGAAAAATATACTTGTATTGATAGATAATTCTATCAATTCCCATCACTTGGCTCTTTCTGCCATGAATGTTGCGTTGAAGATAGAGGCTAATATCACTTTGGCGCATGCTGCCAAAAAAAATAGCACAGAAGAAGCCCAACAGGAATTTGGTGTCGAAAACCTGAATGAAAGGGAGGGATTAGATGCAATTGCGTATGAGGTTGATATAGCAGTCAAAAAAACAGGTTCATTAATAAAAATCTATTGTCTAATGTACAATGGGAGCGTAATTGATCTTTTGGCCGAAAAAACAAATGATGGAGAAGTGTATTTAGTGATCATCGGATCTCATCAATCTGGAGAATGGGAAAAAGTAATGTTCAAGACACAGATGCAGGATATCTTGGAAAACATTGGTTGTCCGTTATTGGTTATTCCCAAACAGTTTATTGTTAAAGATATCCATCAAACCATTTTTGCCGTGGATCTTTCCATAGGCTATAAAAAAGCGCTGCGATACGTAGTTGCTTTCTCTGCTCCATTTGGTGCAGATGTGCTTGTTAACCATATTTCTAAGCTCGGTTTTCCAGAAAAACCTTCTGAAGAAGACCTGTATAATGAGGTAAACTTAAACCTAGATCCAAATCTTCCATCGGTGGCTTTTCACTCCATCCGATCAACTAATGTTAAAACCGCCTTACTGGAAACTATCGAAATGGGAAAGGTAGATCTATTGTGCCTAGTACATAAAAACTATAACTTTTTAAGTGGGCTGTTCCATAGGAGTGTTAGCAAGCAATTGGCAGATAATGCGTCGGTGCCTATTATGGTGCTCCAGGAAAGCCTTTGA
- a CDS encoding OmpA family protein, which produces MGICGSAMAQETPLTGTSRFSAQTFRTWSIGIHSGVTTPRTLFDGKFRDFQTVKENLGYGGYLKKQILPSLGIQAEFLAGKVEGLRAQGGVDASNNPTYVAGSGFQTKIQWSGALTAVYNVANININDRDAILIPYVKAGAGYMSSAADFYVGALNNNQGYDEKWFIPTGIGFKVGLAKGINLDMGYDVNFVKSSIFDGLNRSTNDKFAYAHAGLEFALGSKDQPQLQSYSSLAVVRMQSKDESEELRRALSTAEQNVQRDREQYAKEMGDDDGDGVANKFDKCAGTVSGTVVDGSGCPLVVPKPQIIRETKVIVTEADRRLVGEAIKNLEFDLGKSTIKEKSYLSLNKVASLLVEKDFSLKLAGHTDITGSRELNLRLSKDRAEAVKTYLVAQGANASRIEATGYGPDQPVASNKTAAGRQENRRVEFTLF; this is translated from the coding sequence TTGGGTATTTGTGGATCGGCAATGGCGCAAGAAACGCCGCTTACTGGTACGTCGCGTTTTTCAGCTCAAACATTTCGTACCTGGTCTATAGGCATACATAGCGGAGTAACTACACCGAGAACGCTATTCGATGGAAAGTTTAGGGATTTCCAGACGGTAAAGGAAAATCTGGGTTACGGAGGTTATCTCAAAAAACAAATCCTACCTTCTTTAGGTATTCAGGCAGAATTTCTGGCAGGTAAGGTGGAGGGCTTAAGGGCTCAGGGAGGTGTAGATGCATCCAATAATCCTACCTATGTGGCTGGTTCTGGCTTCCAGACTAAAATCCAGTGGTCTGGGGCACTAACAGCAGTTTACAATGTGGCCAACATTAATATCAATGATCGGGATGCGATATTGATACCTTATGTTAAGGCTGGTGCGGGTTATATGTCCTCTGCTGCAGATTTCTATGTGGGGGCCTTGAACAACAATCAGGGTTACGACGAAAAATGGTTCATTCCAACTGGTATCGGTTTCAAGGTTGGACTAGCAAAAGGAATTAATCTGGATATGGGATATGATGTAAATTTTGTGAAGTCTTCGATATTTGATGGGCTGAACAGATCCACAAATGATAAATTCGCCTATGCGCATGCTGGACTGGAATTTGCATTGGGCAGTAAAGACCAGCCACAACTACAGAGCTATAGTTCACTTGCAGTAGTACGTATGCAATCTAAAGATGAAAGCGAAGAATTGAGAAGAGCACTTTCTACAGCGGAACAGAATGTACAGAGAGATAGGGAACAATATGCGAAGGAAATGGGTGATGATGATGGTGATGGCGTAGCGAACAAGTTCGACAAATGTGCTGGCACCGTTTCTGGAACCGTTGTTGATGGATCTGGATGCCCGTTAGTTGTTCCAAAACCTCAGATCATTAGAGAAACCAAAGTGATCGTAACTGAGGCCGACCGCAGACTTGTTGGAGAAGCAATAAAAAACTTAGAGTTCGATCTTGGGAAATCGACCATTAAAGAAAAATCATATCTCAGCTTGAATAAAGTAGCCTCTTTACTGGTTGAAAAAGATTTCAGCTTGAAATTAGCCGGTCACACAGATATTACTGGATCTCGGGAACTGAATTTGAGACTATCGAAAGATAGAGCCGAAGCCGTGAAAACATATTTGGTTGCACAAGGTGCTAATGCATCCCGCATCGAAGCTACGGGGTATGGACCCGACCAACCCGTTGCCAGCAATAAAACTGCTGCAGGCCGTCAAGAAAATCGTCGTGTAGAATTCACCTTGTTTTAA